One Drosophila subobscura isolate 14011-0131.10 chromosome U, UCBerk_Dsub_1.0, whole genome shotgun sequence DNA window includes the following coding sequences:
- the LOC117901027 gene encoding actin-related protein 2/3 complex subunit 2, translating to MILLEINNRIIEETLLVKYRNAQAGLKPESIDIRIADFDGVLYHISNVNNDKTKVRISISLKFYKQLQEHGADELLKREYGSLLTDTEEGYNVSVLINLEEIPEDWEQLAKRIGLLKRNCFASVFEKYFDFQEQGEEGQKRAVINYRNDETLYVEAKPDRVTVVFSTIFRDEDDVIIGKVFMQELREGRRASHTAPQVLFTHREPPLELANTDARVGDNIGYVTFVLFPRHTNKETRDNTINLIHMFRDYLHYHIKCSKAYIHSRMRAKTSDFLKVLNRARPEPKNIEKKTITGRTFKRME from the exons ACTGAAGCCAGAATCGATAGACATACGAATAGCAGACTTCGATGGCGTACTCTACCACATTTCGAATGTGAATAACGATAAAACAAAAGTGAGG ATCAGCATATCGCTAAAGTTCTACAAACAGCTTCAAGAGCATGGGGCTGATGAGCTGCTGAAGCGTGAATATGGCAGTCTGCTAACTGACACAGAAGAAG GCTACAATGTTTCTGTACTTATAAATCTGGAGGAAATTCCCGAGGACTGGGAGCAACTTGCAAAGAGAATTGGACTGCTGAAGCGCAACTGTTTTGCCTCTGTCTTTGAAAAGTATTTCGACTTCCAGGAGCAAGGAGAAGAGGGACAGAAGCGTGCCGTAATTAACTACCGCAACGATGAGACTTT GTACGTGGAGGCCAAGCCAGATCGGGTCACCGTTGTTTTTAGCACTATATTCCGTGATGAGGACGACGTTATAATTGGAAAAGTATTTATGCAGGAATTGAGAGAAGGGCGACGTGCTTCTCACACAGCCCCACAAGTGCTCTTCACGCACCGAGAACCGCCACTGGAATTGGCCAACACGGATGCCAGAGTGGGTGACAACATTGGCTATGTCACATTTG TGCTCTTCCCTCGGCATACCAACAAAGAAACGAGGGACAATACCATCAATCTAATACATATGTTCAGAGATTATTTGCATTACCACATCAAG tGTTCAAAGGCCTACATTCATTCCCGCATGCGTGCAAAAACCTCGGATTTCCTCAAGGTGCTAAATCGGGCAAGGCCTGAGCCCAAGAATATTGAGAAGAAAACCATAAC GGGGAGAACATTTAAACGAATGGAATGA
- the LOC117901028 gene encoding transmembrane inner ear expressed protein yields the protein MDDNTDFRDVWLETVTIGGFRVWHIIAAVLGILMGIMIMVCCCIRFRIPRTKQEIEADYQRKQITKKFREKLQQIKNSEMDDMDLQKVCARIQSDLLNLQASVESMNEKQNVKFKI from the exons ATGGATGACAATACAGACTTCCGTGACGTTTGGCTGGAGACGGTGACCATTGGGGGGTTTCGTGTTTGGCACATAATAGCCGCTGTCCTGGGCATACTTATGGGAATCA TGATTATGGTCTGCTGTTGCATACGATTCCGCATACCGCGCACCAAACAGGAGATCGAGGCGGACTATCAGCGCAAGCAAATCACAAAAAAGTTTCGCGAGAAGCTACAGCAAATTAAGAACTCGGAAATGGACGACATGGACCTACAGAAGG TTTGTGCTCGAATTCAAAGCGATTTACTGAATCTCCAGGCCAGCGTGGAGAGCATGAACGAGAAGCAAAATGTTAAGTTTAAGATCTAG